One genomic window of Mustela lutreola isolate mMusLut2 chromosome 14, mMusLut2.pri, whole genome shotgun sequence includes the following:
- the LOC131815285 gene encoding gamma-interferon-inducible protein 16-like isoform X1 encodes MGSDYKRIILLKGLEAINEYQFSIVKSLLARDLRLTRKMQEEYNKVQIADLMERKFPGPACVDKLVKLFKDIEELGDVVKILKNEKKKVMRQSGARGKEPMKKRRQDSPRTDESTSTVNEASGSVHDTVMSKKKKIKTTQQDESMRTQPTQEQSPLPGPSATSTQSTCSYPQTPQMPPPTPGSSSATKKKKMETTQNDGPMRTPPTQGQSPLPGPSATSTQSTCSYSQTLQMPAPTPGSSSTTKKKKMETTQNDESMRTPPTQGQSPLPGPSATSTQSTCSYPQTLQMPAPTPGSSSTTKKPRLKAVPTEASIEEGFQKGPKEVMVLKATEPFSYDPMKAEKKMFHATVATESQFFQVKVFHVSLKNKFIPKNIIAISDYHGRNGFLELYGTSRVSDVNSDQKMEISSRLIQNAKATPKINTLYSQKPGTFVSGIYQVHKKNVLSENIILYEIQDNTGKIEVLVYGRLTNVNCEEGDKLRLICFELSMDPRQLRSVIHSFIKVIKPRKNKKQPLGPDSHTEISL; translated from the exons ATGGGGAGTGACTACAAGAGGATTATTCTGCTGAAGGGACTGGAGGCCATCAACGAGTACCAGTTCAGCATCGTCAAGTCCCTGCTGGCCCGCGATCTGAGACTCACCAGAAAAATGCAAGAAGAGTATAACAAGGTCCAGATTGCTGACCTGATGGAAAGAAAGTTCCCAGGGCCTGCCTGTGTGGACAAGCTAGTAAAACTGTTCAAAGACATAGAAGAGCTTGGAGACGttgttaaaattcttaaaaatgagaagaaaaaag TTATGAGGCAAAGCGGAGCAAGAGGGAAAGAACCCATGAAGAAAAGAAGGCAGGATTCCCCCAGAACTGATGAATCCACATCTACTGTGAACGAAGCTTCGGGATCAGTCCATGACACAGTCATGTCCAAG aaaaagaaaatcaaaacaacacaACAAGATGAATCTATGAGGACCCAGCCAACCCAGGAACAGAGTCCGCTTCCAGGACCATCTGCAACCAGCACACAGTCCACTTGTAGCTACCCTCAGACTCCTCAGATGCCCCCACCGACCCCAGGCAGCAGTTCTGCAACGAAG aaaaagaaaatggaaactacaCAAAATGATGGACCTATGAGGACCCCGCCAACCCAGGGACAGAGTCCGCTTCCAGGACCTTCTGCAACGAGCACACAGTCCACTTGTAGCTACTCTCAGACTCTGCAGATGCCTGCACCGACCCCAGGCAGCAGTTCCACAACCAAG aaaaagaaaatggaaactacaCAAAATGATGAATCTATGAGGACCCCGCCAACCCAGGGACAGAGTCCGCTTCCAGGACCTTCTGCAACGAGCACACAGTCCACTTGTAGCTACCCTCAGACTCTGCAGATGCCTGCACCGACCCCAGGCAGCAGTTCCACAACCAAG AAACCAAGATTGAAGGCTGTACCCACAGAAGCTTCCATAGAAGAGGGTTTCCAGAAGGGCCCCAAGGAAGTGATGGTGTTGAAAGCAACAGAACCATTTTCATATGATCCCatgaaagcagagaaaaagatgTTCCATGCCACCGTGGCTACTGAGAGCCAATTCTTCCAAGTAAAGGTTTTTCATGTCAGCCTGAAGAATAAGTTCATCCCAAAGAATATCATCGCCATATCAGATTACCATGGTCGCAATGGGTTCCTGGAGCTGTATGGTACCTCTCGTGTGTCTGATGTCAATTCTGACCAAAAGatggaaatctcaagcagactaatCCAAAATGCAAAAGCAACTCCTAAAATCAATACTCTTTACTCACAAAAGCCAGGAACATTTGTGAGTGGGATATATCAGGTGCATAAG AAAAACGTGTTGAGTGAGAACATCATTTTGTATGAAATACAAGATAATACGGGGAAGATAGAGGTCTTGGTGTATGGACGACTGACCAACGTCAACTGTGAGGAAGGCGATAAACTCAGACTCATCTGCTTTGAACTCAGCATGGATCCAAGACAGCTGAGATCTGTAATTCACAGTTTCATCAAG GTCATCAagcccaggaaaaacaagaaacaaccaCTCGGTCCTGATTCACATACGGAAATCTCACTGTAA
- the LOC131815285 gene encoding gamma-interferon-inducible protein 16-like isoform X2 has product MGSDYKRIILLKGLEAINEYQFSIVKSLLARDLRLTRKMQEEYNKVQIADLMERKFPGPACVDKLVKLFKDIEELGDVVKILKNEKKKVMRQSGARGKEPMKKRRQDSPRTDESTSTVNEASGSVHDTVMSKKKKIKTTQQDESMRTQPTQEQSPLPGPSATSTQSTCSYPQTPQMPPPTPGSSSATKKKKMETTQNDGPMRTPPTQGQSPLPGPSATSTQSTCSYSQTLQMPAPTPGSSSTTKKKKMETTQNDESMRTPPTQGQSPLPGPSATSTQSTCSYPQTLQMPAPTPGSSSTTKKNVLSENIILYEIQDNTGKIEVLVYGRLTNVNCEEGDKLRLICFELSMDPRQLRSVIHSFIKVIKPRKNKKQPLGPDSHTEISL; this is encoded by the exons ATGGGGAGTGACTACAAGAGGATTATTCTGCTGAAGGGACTGGAGGCCATCAACGAGTACCAGTTCAGCATCGTCAAGTCCCTGCTGGCCCGCGATCTGAGACTCACCAGAAAAATGCAAGAAGAGTATAACAAGGTCCAGATTGCTGACCTGATGGAAAGAAAGTTCCCAGGGCCTGCCTGTGTGGACAAGCTAGTAAAACTGTTCAAAGACATAGAAGAGCTTGGAGACGttgttaaaattcttaaaaatgagaagaaaaaag TTATGAGGCAAAGCGGAGCAAGAGGGAAAGAACCCATGAAGAAAAGAAGGCAGGATTCCCCCAGAACTGATGAATCCACATCTACTGTGAACGAAGCTTCGGGATCAGTCCATGACACAGTCATGTCCAAG aaaaagaaaatcaaaacaacacaACAAGATGAATCTATGAGGACCCAGCCAACCCAGGAACAGAGTCCGCTTCCAGGACCATCTGCAACCAGCACACAGTCCACTTGTAGCTACCCTCAGACTCCTCAGATGCCCCCACCGACCCCAGGCAGCAGTTCTGCAACGAAG aaaaagaaaatggaaactacaCAAAATGATGGACCTATGAGGACCCCGCCAACCCAGGGACAGAGTCCGCTTCCAGGACCTTCTGCAACGAGCACACAGTCCACTTGTAGCTACTCTCAGACTCTGCAGATGCCTGCACCGACCCCAGGCAGCAGTTCCACAACCAAG aaaaagaaaatggaaactacaCAAAATGATGAATCTATGAGGACCCCGCCAACCCAGGGACAGAGTCCGCTTCCAGGACCTTCTGCAACGAGCACACAGTCCACTTGTAGCTACCCTCAGACTCTGCAGATGCCTGCACCGACCCCAGGCAGCAGTTCCACAACCAAG AAAAACGTGTTGAGTGAGAACATCATTTTGTATGAAATACAAGATAATACGGGGAAGATAGAGGTCTTGGTGTATGGACGACTGACCAACGTCAACTGTGAGGAAGGCGATAAACTCAGACTCATCTGCTTTGAACTCAGCATGGATCCAAGACAGCTGAGATCTGTAATTCACAGTTTCATCAAG GTCATCAagcccaggaaaaacaagaaacaaccaCTCGGTCCTGATTCACATACGGAAATCTCACTGTAA